The following proteins are co-located in the Trichormus variabilis 0441 genome:
- the trpE gene encoding anthranilate synthase component I → MIFPNFSEFSQLALQGNFVPVYQEWVADLDTPVSAWYKVCAGEPYSFLLESVEGGEKIGRYSLLGCDPLWILEARGETTTQTNRDASQVVFTGDPFTALADCLAPYKPVKLPQLPPGIGGLFGFWGYELIRWIEPRVPVHSQDERNIPDGLWMQVDHLLIFDQVKRKIWAIAYADLRDPNVDLKAAYQQACDRVTQMVSKLSLPVSPQKTILEWTPPGSQNVGETQEYTSNFTRPEFCASVQKAKEYIKAGDIFQVVISQRLSTQYTGDPFSLYRSLRQINPSPYMAYFNFQDWQIIGSSPEVMVKAELDGDGEAVATVRPIAGTRPRGKTTKEDAELAADLLQDPKEIAEHVMLVDLGRNDLGRVCASGTVKVDELMVVERYSHVMHIVSNVVGKLAANKNAWDLLKACFPAGTVSGAPKIRAMEIINELEPSRRGVYSGVYGYYDFEGQLNSAIAIRTMVVRDHTVTVQAGAGLVADSDPEKEYEETLNKARGLLLAIRCLR, encoded by the coding sequence ATGATTTTCCCCAATTTCTCCGAATTTTCTCAGCTAGCTTTGCAAGGTAATTTTGTGCCGGTGTATCAGGAATGGGTGGCAGACCTAGATACACCAGTTTCCGCTTGGTACAAAGTTTGCGCTGGAGAGCCTTATAGCTTTTTGCTGGAATCGGTAGAAGGTGGGGAAAAGATTGGGCGTTATAGTCTGCTGGGGTGTGATCCTTTATGGATTTTGGAAGCTAGGGGTGAGACGACCACTCAGACAAACCGTGATGCTTCTCAGGTTGTGTTTACAGGTGATCCATTTACAGCTTTAGCCGATTGTCTAGCACCATATAAACCAGTCAAGTTACCCCAACTACCACCAGGAATTGGCGGTTTGTTCGGTTTTTGGGGTTATGAATTAATTCGTTGGATTGAACCGCGTGTACCAGTGCATTCCCAAGATGAGCGCAACATTCCTGATGGATTGTGGATGCAGGTAGACCATTTGTTAATATTTGACCAGGTAAAGCGGAAAATATGGGCGATCGCCTATGCTGATTTACGTGATCCAAATGTAGATTTAAAAGCAGCGTATCAGCAAGCGTGCGATCGCGTCACCCAAATGGTGAGCAAACTATCTTTGCCCGTATCGCCACAAAAAACCATATTAGAATGGACACCCCCAGGCAGCCAAAACGTGGGGGAAACACAAGAATATACCAGCAACTTCACTCGACCGGAATTTTGCGCCAGCGTCCAAAAAGCCAAAGAGTACATCAAAGCGGGTGATATCTTTCAAGTAGTCATTTCTCAACGCCTTTCCACCCAATACACCGGCGATCCCTTCTCTCTGTACCGTTCCCTGCGTCAGATCAATCCCTCGCCCTACATGGCGTACTTTAACTTCCAAGACTGGCAAATCATCGGTTCCAGCCCCGAAGTGATGGTAAAAGCGGAACTGGATGGAGATGGTGAAGCAGTAGCCACAGTTCGCCCCATTGCGGGGACTCGTCCACGGGGTAAGACAACCAAAGAAGATGCAGAATTAGCCGCAGATTTACTCCAAGACCCCAAAGAAATCGCCGAACACGTCATGCTGGTGGATTTAGGACGCAACGATTTAGGGCGTGTTTGTGCCAGTGGGACTGTAAAAGTTGATGAATTAATGGTGGTGGAACGTTACTCTCATGTAATGCACATTGTGAGTAATGTTGTAGGGAAATTAGCCGCAAATAAAAACGCCTGGGATTTATTAAAAGCCTGTTTTCCCGCCGGCACAGTTAGCGGCGCACCAAAAATTAGGGCGATGGAAATCATTAATGAGTTAGAACCCAGTCGGCGGGGTGTGTATTCTGGGGTGTATGGCTATTACGATTTTGAAGGGCAATTAAATAGTGCGATCGCTATTCGGACAATGGTAGTCAGAGATCACACTGTAACGGTACAAGCTGGTGCAGGTTTGGTGGCTGATTCTGACCCAGAAAAAGAATATGAGGAAACTTTAAATAAAGCTAGGGGACTTCTCTTGGCAATTCGCTGCTTACGCTAG
- a CDS encoding photosystem I reaction center subunit II PsaD yields the protein MAETLSGKTPLFAGSTGGLLTKAVEEEKYAITWTSPKAQVFELPTGGAATMHEGENLLYIARKEYGIALGGQLRKFKITNYKIYRILPSGETTFIHPADGVFPEKVNPGREKVRFNARSIGENPNPSQVKFSGKATYDA from the coding sequence ATGGCAGAAACACTTTCTGGTAAAACCCCCCTATTTGCTGGCAGCACTGGTGGCTTGCTCACAAAAGCAGTAGAAGAAGAAAAGTATGCTATCACCTGGACTAGCCCCAAGGCGCAAGTTTTTGAACTGCCCACAGGTGGTGCAGCTACTATGCACGAAGGTGAAAACCTCCTGTATATCGCTCGGAAGGAATATGGTATCGCGCTAGGCGGTCAACTCCGGAAATTCAAGATCACCAATTACAAAATTTACCGGATTTTACCAAGCGGCGAAACCACTTTCATCCACCCAGCTGATGGTGTATTCCCAGAAAAAGTCAACCCAGGTCGTGAGAAAGTCCGTTTCAACGCCCGCAGCATTGGGGAAAATCCCAATCCTTCACAAGTGAAGTTCTCTGGTAAAGCTACCTACGACGCTTAG
- a CDS encoding DICT sensory domain-containing protein, with amino-acid sequence MSISTSVLSDLLQSLPYLRPQLYFKASLTALSHAMEDQVLAATLDQPLVIASFQRERFYRQEAHRYQRLAQRSNQIYVLSAPETDFANSSEYYEKVAFEPDDALSQEWHLVVVADNYATCLVCRESLGSIAKNQQIPEFSPGLDMDAGRRFEGIWTSERGVSIKAAQLLLDRILVYRPDLAKKVTKACQRFGIGEKKIYSNATSVLTEYACDIDTDPFVQRLVTYLQASQYKLHKAYRSIAAQARKERLVNSISTAIRRSLDPHQVLQIAAQELGQHLGASRCLIYRAQASDAQAVIEHEFLTPGTVSISGQTWELKNNSLFKEVVDHGEGVCVTDTLNDFRITNSPTLSLIAKKLAIRSWLIEPVVFQGRLLGIVELHYCALPPHQWQPGELDLVEAIATQIGAALIQAEAYANLEELNQQLEALDRTRSNLIAITGHELRTPLSTIQVCLESLATEPDMPVELQQVMLNTALSDSERMRKLVQDFLTLSNLESGRVEWHPESLTLQECIDLALSRLRIRPGVEKPPAIKTQIDGNLPLVRADGDWLVEVLAKLVDNACKFTPTQGEIKISATHNGSQMVEVTVADTGRGIEPNRLEIVFDRFYQEEGALRRTAGGTGLGLAICRQIVNGWGGAIWAASTGKDQGSQFHFTIPIAQNSQEESWSKVKSR; translated from the coding sequence ATGAGCATTTCAACTTCCGTGCTGAGTGATCTGCTACAGTCCCTACCTTACCTGCGGCCTCAGCTATATTTCAAAGCTTCATTGACGGCCCTTTCCCACGCGATGGAAGATCAGGTGTTGGCTGCGACTTTAGACCAGCCTTTAGTGATTGCTAGCTTTCAAAGAGAGAGATTCTATCGCCAAGAAGCTCATCGCTATCAGCGATTGGCACAACGTAGTAATCAAATATACGTTCTATCTGCACCGGAAACTGATTTTGCCAATAGCTCGGAATACTACGAAAAAGTAGCATTTGAGCCTGATGATGCTTTGAGTCAAGAGTGGCATTTGGTCGTAGTAGCTGACAATTATGCTACTTGCTTGGTCTGTAGGGAAAGCCTGGGTTCGATCGCCAAAAATCAGCAAATACCTGAGTTTAGTCCTGGCCTAGATATGGATGCAGGGCGACGCTTTGAAGGTATTTGGACATCTGAAAGGGGAGTAAGTATTAAAGCTGCCCAACTGCTATTAGATAGGATTTTGGTTTATCGACCAGACTTAGCAAAAAAAGTGACAAAGGCTTGCCAGCGATTTGGCATTGGCGAAAAGAAAATTTACTCCAACGCTACTAGTGTTCTGACTGAATATGCTTGTGATATTGATACTGACCCTTTTGTGCAGCGCTTAGTGACTTACCTGCAAGCTAGTCAGTACAAGTTACATAAAGCTTACCGTTCAATTGCGGCTCAAGCACGAAAAGAACGTTTAGTCAACTCAATTAGTACAGCAATTCGGCGATCGCTTGATCCCCACCAAGTATTACAAATCGCCGCCCAAGAATTAGGACAACATTTAGGAGCTAGTCGTTGCCTAATTTATCGCGCCCAAGCCAGTGATGCCCAAGCTGTGATCGAACATGAATTTTTAACCCCTGGGACAGTCTCAATTAGTGGTCAAACCTGGGAATTAAAAAACAATTCCCTGTTTAAAGAGGTGGTAGATCATGGCGAAGGTGTTTGTGTCACCGATACCTTAAATGACTTCCGGATTACAAATTCCCCCACATTGTCCTTAATTGCCAAAAAATTGGCGATTCGTTCTTGGTTAATCGAACCAGTCGTATTTCAAGGGAGATTATTAGGCATTGTAGAACTGCATTATTGCGCCCTTCCGCCCCACCAATGGCAGCCAGGAGAATTAGATTTAGTAGAAGCGATCGCCACCCAAATTGGAGCCGCCTTAATTCAAGCAGAAGCTTACGCCAACCTGGAAGAACTCAACCAACAACTAGAAGCCCTAGACCGTACCCGCAGCAACTTGATAGCTATTACTGGGCATGAACTCCGCACACCTTTATCCACAATTCAGGTGTGCTTAGAAAGTTTAGCTACCGAACCAGATATGCCCGTGGAATTGCAACAGGTAATGCTGAATACTGCGTTGTCGGACTCAGAACGGATGCGAAAACTAGTGCAGGATTTCTTGACTCTCTCTAACTTAGAAAGCGGTCGAGTGGAATGGCATCCAGAATCCTTAACCCTGCAAGAGTGTATCGATTTAGCCCTTAGTCGTCTCCGCATCCGTCCTGGAGTCGAGAAACCACCAGCGATTAAAACCCAAATAGACGGAAACTTACCCTTGGTAAGAGCAGACGGTGATTGGCTAGTAGAAGTGTTGGCAAAACTCGTAGACAACGCTTGTAAATTCACACCCACACAAGGGGAGATCAAGATTAGTGCCACTCACAATGGTAGTCAAATGGTAGAAGTCACCGTAGCCGATACAGGACGCGGTATCGAGCCAAATCGCTTAGAAATAGTTTTTGACCGCTTCTACCAAGAAGAAGGGGCATTAAGGCGCACAGCAGGGGGTACAGGGCTAGGTTTAGCAATTTGCCGCCAAATCGTCAACGGTTGGGGTGGCGCAATTTGGGCAGCTTCCACAGGTAAAGACCAAGGTAGCCAATTTCATTTCACTATCCCCATCGCCCAAAATAGTCAAGAAGAAAGCTGGTCAAAAGTTAAAAGTCGTTAG
- a CDS encoding amylo-alpha-1,6-glucosidase, whose translation MTPDTLTNPDKIFLDGKTFIPADQLPIPEWPCVVSERPQPTLTVKDDDLFLVTDTIGNISGCSLNDGNPSMGLFCCDTRFLNRLELQIDGRSPVLLSSTAEKGFALSVLCTNPRIDERMKADSVSIRRELVLNGALFEEIEVANYSTTTVAFELSISFDADFVDLFEVRGYDRDKRGKLLRLVEPIAEDGVADGDGAVQTQHFAHKEQSLTLAYQGLDGSVMESRIQFQHRQPDDFKGYTAIWRLELPSHSTQKLGYRLNMFTNNNSSSRVSAAVTLVQAKASEMMEEQNWVQKITNIRADKSIFNLVIERAEQDMYLLRQSFDKYKTVSAGVPWFSALFGRDSLITASQTLMLNPEIAKETLMLLAAYQGKHEDEWREEEPGKILHELRLGEMARCQEIPHTPYYGTVDATPLWLMLYSEYYSWTHDRETLEQLWPHALAAMEWIDRNMQPTGYLTYHRKSKRGLDNQGWKDSGDCIVDRQGDLANGSIALSEVQAYVYAAKTRLAEIARMKKRLDLFERWQEEARSLKERFNQDFWIEDQDFCALALDGAGKQVDSITSNPGHCLLLGIFTPERAYSVAERLRAPDMFNGWGIRTLSSLSPAYNPMGYHIGSVWPHDNSLIAMGLRSLGLIDQALEIFQGLLDMTSQQPYLRPPELFCGYERNGDRSPVQYPVACTPQAWATGSIFQLIHMIVNLVPDAPNNCLRIIDPALPESISKLSLHNLQVGTTVLDLEFERSGGTTACRVARKRGNLRVVIEA comes from the coding sequence ATGACACCGGATACTCTGACTAACCCGGATAAAATCTTCTTGGATGGCAAAACTTTTATCCCCGCCGATCAATTACCGATTCCCGAATGGCCTTGTGTAGTGAGTGAAAGACCACAGCCAACGCTGACGGTTAAGGATGATGATTTATTTTTAGTTACAGACACAATTGGGAATATTTCTGGTTGTTCTCTGAATGATGGCAACCCCAGTATGGGTTTATTTTGCTGTGACACACGATTTCTCAACCGATTAGAGTTACAAATTGATGGGCGATCGCCTGTGCTTCTCAGTAGTACTGCGGAAAAAGGTTTCGCTTTGTCGGTTTTGTGTACTAATCCCAGAATCGACGAACGCATGAAGGCTGATAGCGTGAGTATTCGCCGGGAGTTGGTACTGAATGGCGCTTTATTTGAAGAAATCGAAGTAGCTAACTACAGCACAACGACTGTTGCTTTTGAACTTAGTATCAGTTTTGATGCTGATTTTGTCGATTTATTTGAAGTCCGGGGTTATGACAGAGACAAACGGGGTAAGCTTTTACGCCTAGTAGAACCAATCGCTGAGGATGGAGTAGCTGATGGTGACGGTGCTGTACAAACCCAGCATTTTGCCCACAAAGAACAGTCTTTAACCTTAGCCTATCAAGGACTAGATGGTTCGGTGATGGAATCTCGTATCCAATTCCAGCATCGCCAACCAGACGATTTTAAAGGTTACACAGCAATTTGGCGCTTAGAGTTGCCCTCTCACTCTACCCAAAAGCTGGGCTATCGGCTGAATATGTTCACCAATAACAACTCTAGTTCTAGGGTGAGTGCGGCTGTAACTTTAGTACAAGCCAAAGCATCCGAGATGATGGAAGAACAAAACTGGGTACAGAAAATTACTAATATTCGTGCCGATAAAAGTATCTTCAATTTGGTAATTGAACGCGCTGAACAAGATATGTATTTGTTACGTCAATCTTTTGACAAATACAAAACTGTTTCCGCCGGCGTACCTTGGTTTTCGGCTTTGTTTGGGCGAGATTCCTTGATTACAGCTTCCCAAACCTTGATGCTTAACCCCGAAATTGCCAAAGAAACTTTGATGTTGCTGGCTGCTTATCAAGGTAAACATGAAGATGAGTGGCGGGAAGAAGAACCAGGGAAAATTCTGCACGAGTTACGTTTGGGAGAAATGGCCAGATGTCAGGAAATTCCCCATACGCCATACTACGGCACAGTTGATGCCACTCCCCTATGGTTGATGTTGTATTCTGAGTACTATTCTTGGACACATGACCGGGAAACATTAGAGCAACTATGGCCTCATGCCCTAGCTGCAATGGAATGGATTGACCGCAATATGCAGCCAACTGGTTATCTCACCTACCACCGCAAATCTAAACGCGGTTTAGATAACCAAGGGTGGAAAGATTCTGGTGATTGTATTGTAGACCGTCAGGGCGATTTAGCTAACGGTTCCATAGCCTTGAGTGAGGTACAAGCTTACGTTTACGCTGCTAAAACCCGACTGGCGGAAATCGCTAGGATGAAGAAGCGCCTAGACTTATTTGAACGGTGGCAAGAAGAAGCCAGAAGCTTGAAGGAGCGTTTTAACCAAGATTTTTGGATCGAAGACCAGGATTTCTGCGCCTTGGCTTTAGATGGTGCAGGTAAGCAGGTAGACAGTATTACATCTAATCCTGGTCACTGCCTACTTTTGGGAATTTTCACACCAGAGAGAGCCTACAGTGTGGCAGAACGTTTACGCGCCCCAGATATGTTTAACGGTTGGGGGATTCGTACTTTAAGTAGTTTGTCCCCAGCTTACAATCCAATGGGCTATCACATTGGTTCGGTATGGCCTCATGATAATTCTTTGATTGCTATGGGATTACGATCGCTTGGTTTAATTGATCAAGCCTTAGAAATCTTCCAAGGTTTGCTTGATATGACGAGCCAACAACCTTACCTGCGTCCCCCAGAATTATTTTGCGGTTATGAGCGTAACGGCGATCGCTCTCCTGTACAATATCCTGTTGCTTGTACACCCCAAGCCTGGGCTACTGGGAGCATTTTTCAATTAATTCACATGATTGTCAATCTCGTACCCGACGCACCCAACAACTGCTTACGCATTATCGATCCTGCTTTACCAGAGTCAATTAGTAAGTTGTCATTGCACAATTTACAAGTTGGCACTACAGTCTTGGATCTAGAATTTGAGCGTTCCGGTGGTACTACTGCTTGTCGAGTCGCCAGAAAACGCGGCAATCTACGGGTAGTAATTGAGGCTTAA
- a CDS encoding beta strand repeat-containing protein, whose amino-acid sequence MAITILTVNTTTDQNDGSAANGLSLRDAILIANANPNTEYEIRLTGGVTYNLTSNGINEDNALTGDLDIKSRNNVLYIVSVGGEKATIDASGLLNSDRVFHVLNGGALSLQNVVVTGGKISNDGGGIRVDSNGYLDLYNTNVSGNSAEGGNWGGGIYNNNGTVYLRNGSTISNNQALNGGGILNSGTLITIDSTISNNNSGSGGGIYNFDTLTVINTTVSNNSARGSGGGIQGNGSFSSIALVNTTISGNTAGSGGGGIDSTGGSVTNILNSTITNNTAGILGGGGIRGSANLKNTIVAGNFGNYDYQGTGKDIQGTVNGNNYNLIGSLAGASGTVGTGTDIVNPNPGLGPLQNNGGLSLTHTLLAGSPAINAGNNNLIPADAEDIDRDGDTTEPTPFDQRGLARVSGGTVDIGAFEVQSATLPTITINNVTVTEGNTGTTNATFTVTLSAASTSAVTVNYATANGTATAGNDYTSNTGILTFNPGETNKTITVAVRGDTIAEPNQTFFLNLSNSLGATIADNQGLGTITDDDANPTIAIADVSRNEGNSGTSNTTFTVTLSAASEKTITVNYGTANGTATAGSDYTSTTGTLTFNPGDTSKTFTVAVTGDTTVEANETFFVNLSNATNATITDNQALATILNDDTATLPTLSINDITIVEGQSSQAVLTVTLSSASSQPVSVNYSTVAGTATANTDYTSRSGTVTFAANTTTATITIPILNDNLNEANETLRVNLSSPTNATIQKASGTVTITDTLQASVTTTLAEGIENLTLLGSSNINATGNSSNNTLTGNSGNNILTGGNGDDTYNFNASTPLGSDRIQEITTGGNDTISFAGTNNAARVNLGTIATQTINSNLKLTLSANNVIENVVGGNGSDRLIGNSLNNTLTGGNGNDVLTGRGGADTLIGGSGNDILTGGTESDRFLYSSGRAFTSNDFGIDILTDFTSGSDKLVLSKRTFTALSSVIGDGLSQVSDFTTVEDDDLAATSTAFLVYSIGSGSLYYNQNGSAAGFGTGAELVNLINLPSLTAADLAIVA is encoded by the coding sequence ATGGCTATTACTATTTTAACAGTCAATACTACAACCGATCAAAATGATGGCAGTGCTGCTAATGGTTTATCTCTGCGAGATGCGATTTTAATTGCTAATGCTAATCCGAATACTGAGTATGAAATTCGGTTAACTGGCGGTGTAACTTACAATCTTACGTCGAACGGGATTAATGAAGATAATGCCCTCACAGGTGATTTAGATATTAAGAGCCGTAATAATGTACTTTATATTGTCTCAGTTGGTGGTGAGAAAGCGACTATTGATGCGTCTGGTTTATTAAATAGCGATCGCGTTTTTCATGTCCTCAATGGTGGTGCTTTAAGTTTACAGAATGTAGTGGTTACGGGGGGCAAGATATCTAATGATGGTGGAGGTATTAGAGTTGATTCTAATGGCTACCTAGATTTGTACAACACTAACGTCAGTGGCAATAGTGCAGAGGGTGGGAACTGGGGTGGTGGTATTTATAACAACAATGGTACAGTCTACTTACGAAATGGTTCTACTATCAGTAACAATCAAGCCCTCAACGGTGGCGGTATCCTTAACTCTGGCACTCTGATTACGATTGACTCCACCATAAGTAATAACAACTCAGGTAGTGGAGGTGGAATCTACAACTTTGATACATTGACGGTAATCAACACTACAGTTAGTAATAATAGTGCAAGAGGCAGTGGTGGCGGTATTCAAGGTAACGGTAGTTTTTCCTCTATTGCTTTAGTTAACACAACAATTAGTGGAAACACAGCAGGAAGCGGTGGGGGTGGTATAGATTCTACTGGGGGCAGCGTCACAAATATACTTAACAGCACGATTACCAATAATACAGCAGGCATTTTAGGAGGAGGTGGAATTAGAGGCAGTGCCAATTTAAAGAACACAATTGTTGCCGGAAATTTTGGTAATTATGATTACCAAGGGACAGGCAAAGATATTCAAGGAACAGTTAACGGTAATAATTATAACCTGATTGGCTCTCTAGCTGGAGCCAGTGGTACTGTAGGCACAGGTACAGATATTGTCAACCCCAACCCCGGACTTGGCCCCTTACAAAATAACGGTGGACTCTCTCTCACCCACACCCTGCTTGCTGGTAGTCCTGCTATAAATGCCGGTAACAATAATTTAATTCCGGCTGATGCAGAAGATATAGACCGTGATGGCGACACGACAGAACCCACTCCCTTTGACCAAAGAGGCTTGGCACGAGTTAGCGGTGGTACAGTAGATATTGGGGCATTTGAGGTACAATCTGCTACCCTGCCAACCATCACCATCAACAATGTTACCGTTACTGAAGGCAACACAGGGACAACCAATGCCACTTTTACCGTCACTCTCTCCGCCGCCAGTACTTCTGCTGTTACGGTTAACTATGCTACAGCTAACGGCACAGCGACAGCAGGTAATGATTACACCTCAAACACAGGTATCTTAACTTTCAACCCAGGGGAAACCAACAAAACTATCACTGTTGCGGTGAGAGGCGATACTATAGCCGAACCGAATCAGACATTTTTCCTGAACCTCAGCAATTCCCTTGGCGCTACCATTGCTGATAACCAAGGATTGGGAACTATCACCGATGATGATGCTAATCCTACAATTGCTATTGCTGATGTGAGCCGGAATGAAGGTAATAGCGGTACAAGTAACACCACATTTACTGTCACTCTATCGGCTGCCAGTGAAAAGACAATTACAGTTAATTATGGGACAGCTAATGGTACAGCGACAGCCGGAAGTGACTACACATCTACAACAGGTACATTAACTTTCAATCCAGGGGATACGAGTAAAACCTTCACTGTTGCTGTAACTGGTGATACAACAGTTGAAGCCAACGAAACCTTCTTCGTTAATCTCAGCAACGCCACTAACGCCACCATCACTGATAATCAGGCGTTAGCAACTATACTCAATGATGACACAGCCACTCTTCCCACTCTTTCAATCAACGATATCACCATTGTTGAAGGGCAAAGCAGTCAAGCAGTCTTAACTGTTACCCTCAGCAGTGCTTCTAGTCAACCAGTCAGCGTTAACTACTCTACAGTAGCTGGTACTGCTACAGCTAATACAGACTATACCAGCCGCAGTGGTACTGTAACTTTTGCTGCCAATACTACCACGGCGACAATTACAATTCCGATCCTGAACGATAATCTCAATGAAGCTAACGAAACCTTGAGAGTTAATCTTTCTAGCCCTACCAATGCAACTATACAAAAAGCTTCTGGCACTGTCACTATTACTGACACTTTGCAAGCTAGTGTAACCACAACCTTAGCGGAGGGGATTGAGAATTTAACTTTACTTGGCAGTAGCAATATTAACGCTACTGGTAACAGTAGTAATAATACATTGACGGGGAATAGTGGGAATAATATTCTGACTGGTGGTAATGGGGATGATACCTACAATTTCAATGCTTCCACACCATTAGGTAGCGATCGCATTCAAGAAATTACCACAGGCGGCAATGATACGATCAGTTTTGCTGGTACAAATAACGCCGCACGCGTAAATTTAGGTACTATTGCCACCCAGACCATCAACAGTAACTTAAAGTTGACCCTATCTGCTAATAATGTGATTGAAAATGTCGTTGGTGGTAATGGCAGCGATCGCCTCATTGGCAATAGCCTCAATAATACTCTGACTGGTGGCAATGGTAATGATGTGTTAACAGGTAGAGGCGGGGCAGATACTTTGATTGGCGGGTCTGGCAATGATATCTTGACAGGTGGAACTGAGAGCGATCGCTTTTTATATAGTAGTGGACGAGCTTTTACTAGTAACGATTTTGGTATAGATATCCTGACTGACTTTACTTCTGGAAGCGATAAGCTGGTTTTGAGTAAAAGGACATTTACGGCTTTAAGTAGTGTTATTGGTGATGGATTGAGTCAAGTATCTGATTTTACCACTGTCGAGGATGATGATTTAGCCGCAACCAGTACAGCATTCCTCGTTTACAGCATCGGTAGTGGTAGTCTTTACTATAACCAAAATGGCAGTGCTGCTGGGTTTGGTACTGGTGCGGAGTTGGTTAATTTGATTAATTTACCTAGTTTAACTGCGGCTGATTTGGCGATCGTTGCTTGA